From the Octadecabacter antarcticus 307 genome, one window contains:
- the hpt gene encoding hypoxanthine phosphoribosyltransferase, which produces MTQVTTQTPAQPNYVIDEMISAKSIAARIEDLAKIIQTEFQDTNKLIVVGLLRGSFVFIADLVRELDLPVEVDFLEASSYGDGMESSREVRILKDLRGQIEGRDVLVVEDIVDTGHTLHQVIDMLNTRKPSKLKSIALLDKPTRREVDMKADWTGFVIPDEFVVGYGIDYAQRNRNLPYIGKVRFT; this is translated from the coding sequence ATGACGCAAGTGACGACGCAAACACCAGCCCAACCCAACTACGTTATTGACGAAATGATATCGGCAAAATCTATCGCGGCGCGGATCGAAGACCTCGCCAAAATTATCCAAACGGAATTCCAAGACACCAACAAACTGATCGTCGTTGGCCTATTGCGCGGATCGTTTGTGTTCATCGCCGATCTGGTGCGCGAATTGGACCTGCCGGTCGAGGTCGATTTTCTTGAAGCGTCCAGCTACGGCGACGGCATGGAATCCAGCCGTGAGGTACGCATCCTCAAAGATCTGCGCGGCCAGATTGAAGGGCGGGATGTGTTGGTTGTCGAAGACATCGTCGACACCGGCCACACGCTGCATCAAGTCATTGATATGCTCAACACACGCAAACCATCCAAGCTGAAATCGATTGCGCTGCTCGACAAACCGACACGGCGCGAGGTGGACATGAAGGCGGATTGGACTGGGTTCGTAATTCCCGACGAATTCGTTGTCGGTTATGGTATCGATTACGCCCAACGCAATCGCAACCTGCCCTACATTGGCAAAGTGCGATTCACCTAG
- a CDS encoding type II toxin-antitoxin system RatA family toxin codes for MPDHSETKRLPYSANQMYDLVADVANYPKFLPWTAAARIKSVDDMGDHSVMMADLVVSFKVFREKFGSRVLLWPEARKIETAYIDGPFKYLESTWRFTEAEGGCDVHFEVDFEFRNRLLQGAAGMFFNQAMQTIVRAFERRAAALYDT; via the coding sequence ATGCCTGATCATTCTGAAACCAAACGCCTGCCCTATAGCGCCAACCAAATGTATGATTTGGTCGCGGATGTCGCCAATTACCCCAAGTTTTTACCGTGGACAGCCGCCGCGCGGATAAAATCGGTTGATGACATGGGTGATCATTCCGTGATGATGGCTGATCTTGTGGTCAGCTTTAAAGTTTTTCGTGAAAAGTTTGGCAGCCGGGTTTTGCTGTGGCCCGAGGCGCGCAAGATTGAGACAGCTTATATTGATGGGCCGTTCAAGTATCTTGAAAGCACGTGGCGTTTCACCGAAGCAGAAGGTGGCTGTGATGTGCACTTCGAAGTGGATTTCGAATTTCGCAATCGCCTCCTGCAAGGCGCGGCAGGCATGTTTTTCAATCAGGCGATGCAGACCATCGTTCGCGCGTTTGAACGCCGCGCCGCCGCGCTTTACGATACGTAA
- the dusB gene encoding tRNA dihydrouridine synthase DusB, with product MHSVIPLPDPDSPVALAPLAGITDLPFRQLVASFGAGWVVSEMIASQEMVQAKPGVREKAELGLSQASTAVQLAGREAHWMAEAARHVAANGAAMIDINMGCPAKKVTSGYSGSALLRDLDHALTLIDAVVGAVDIPVTLKTRLGWDDRLLNAAELAIRAENAGIARIVIHGRTRCQFYKGHANWNAIAQVKNAVSIPVIANGDIIDAVTAKTALNASGADGVMIGRGAQGRPWILRDVAAQLSGHVVPAPPQGNTFIRMVSDHYDAMLSFYGSQMGSKVARKHLGWYMDQCDSEPNLRRAVLTERDPEQVFKLLPDALATRNFAGQAA from the coding sequence ATGCACAGTGTCATCCCCTTGCCAGACCCTGACAGCCCGGTGGCACTTGCACCGCTGGCCGGGATCACAGATTTGCCGTTTCGCCAGCTTGTGGCGTCGTTTGGGGCCGGCTGGGTTGTGTCCGAAATGATCGCCAGCCAAGAAATGGTCCAGGCCAAACCCGGCGTGCGTGAAAAAGCGGAATTGGGGCTTAGTCAAGCCAGCACCGCAGTGCAGCTTGCCGGACGCGAGGCACATTGGATGGCCGAAGCGGCGCGCCACGTCGCGGCCAATGGTGCAGCGATGATTGATATCAACATGGGTTGTCCTGCTAAAAAGGTAACCAGTGGGTATTCCGGATCCGCACTACTGCGCGATCTGGATCACGCGCTGACATTGATTGATGCGGTGGTTGGTGCGGTTGATATTCCGGTTACGTTAAAGACGCGTCTTGGCTGGGACGACAGGCTGCTGAATGCGGCGGAATTGGCAATCCGCGCTGAAAACGCAGGGATCGCGCGGATAGTCATTCATGGCCGCACAAGGTGCCAGTTCTACAAAGGTCATGCCAATTGGAATGCCATCGCGCAGGTCAAGAACGCAGTGTCGATTCCGGTGATTGCCAATGGCGATATCATTGATGCGGTGACGGCGAAAACCGCGCTCAACGCATCGGGCGCGGACGGTGTGATGATCGGGCGCGGGGCGCAGGGCCGCCCGTGGATATTGCGCGACGTGGCCGCGCAACTAAGTGGCCATGTTGTGCCAGCCCCGCCACAAGGAAACACATTTATACGAATGGTATCAGATCACTATGACGCAATGTTAAGCTTTTATGGCAGCCAGATGGGCAGCAAAGTCGCGCGCAAACATTTGGGGTGGTACATGGATCAATGTGACTCTGAACCAAACCTGCGCAGGGCTGTTCTCACAGAACGCGACCCCGAACAGGTGTTCAAACTGTTGCCAGATGCGCTGGCCACACGTAACTTTGCGGGGCAGGCCGCATGA
- a CDS encoding response regulator: MDGTVLVADDDRTIRTVLTQAFTRAGCKVHATSSLVTLMRWVEEGKGDLVISDVVMPDGNGLEQLPKIALARPGLPVIVISAQNTIMTAIQAAEADAYDYLPKPFDLPDLMKRAARALEVKARAPATRQRDEKSDDLPLVGRTAAMQTLYRLVARVMNTPLSVLVSGESGTGKSLIARAIHDFSDRRSLPFVTATANDMEGMDGPQLLLSRVKGGSLVFDEVGDFSMATQSRIVRMLDALGDTAPRIIATSRTDLVIAMEEGRVREDLYYRLAGVTLIVPPLRDRVDDIPLLAQHFLSRAERDGAPVRRLASSAIDIVRAYTWPGNVRQLENVVRRLVVTSTHEDIHRPEVEQVLGSQPAIEPLQTGSSDKLSSSVTQHLKRYFDLHGGALPPDGLYQRILREVEAPLIEIALDATSGNQAKCAELLGINRNTLRKKITDLDIHVTRRRKLM, encoded by the coding sequence ATGGATGGAACTGTTCTGGTTGCCGACGACGACCGCACGATCCGCACGGTGCTAACGCAGGCGTTTACCCGCGCGGGCTGCAAAGTCCATGCGACGTCGTCTTTGGTGACGCTGATGCGCTGGGTGGAAGAAGGAAAGGGTGATCTGGTGATTTCGGACGTCGTCATGCCTGACGGCAATGGTCTTGAACAACTGCCGAAAATCGCCTTGGCGCGGCCGGGCTTGCCTGTCATTGTGATTTCGGCCCAAAACACCATCATGACAGCAATCCAAGCGGCAGAAGCCGACGCATACGATTATCTGCCAAAGCCGTTCGATTTGCCGGACTTAATGAAACGCGCCGCCCGAGCCCTTGAGGTAAAAGCCCGCGCGCCAGCCACCCGCCAACGCGATGAGAAATCCGATGATCTACCACTGGTTGGGCGCACAGCCGCGATGCAGACGCTATATCGGCTTGTAGCTCGGGTAATGAATACGCCGCTGTCGGTGCTGGTATCCGGCGAAAGCGGTACTGGCAAAAGCCTGATCGCGCGCGCCATTCATGACTTCTCGGACCGTCGATCATTGCCGTTCGTAACCGCCACGGCCAACGATATGGAAGGAATGGACGGGCCGCAATTGCTGCTGTCGCGCGTGAAGGGTGGCAGCCTTGTGTTTGATGAAGTAGGTGACTTTTCAATGGCCACCCAAAGCCGAATTGTGCGGATGCTGGACGCACTAGGCGACACGGCACCGCGGATTATCGCGACGTCGCGCACTGATTTGGTGATCGCGATGGAAGAGGGGCGCGTGCGCGAAGATTTGTACTATCGGCTCGCGGGGGTGACGCTGATCGTGCCGCCGTTACGCGACCGCGTCGATGACATCCCGCTTTTGGCGCAGCATTTTCTGTCACGCGCCGAACGCGATGGTGCACCTGTGCGTCGCCTCGCAAGCAGTGCAATCGATATCGTGAGGGCCTACACATGGCCAGGAAATGTGCGTCAACTTGAAAATGTCGTGCGCCGCTTGGTTGTGACATCGACCCACGAAGATATTCACCGCCCCGAGGTCGAACAGGTGCTCGGATCACAGCCTGCGATTGAACCTTTGCAGACCGGCAGTTCGGACAAGCTATCCAGTTCAGTCACTCAACACCTTAAGCGATATTTTGATTTGCATGGCGGCGCGCTGCCACCCGACGGCCTGTATCAGCGCATTTTGCGTGAAGTTGAGGCGCCATTAATTGAAATAGCGCTGGACGCAACATCTGGAAATCAAGCTAAATGTGCCGAGCTTTTGGGCATCAACCGCAATACCTTGAGAAAAAAGATCACAGATCTGGATATCCACGTGACACGCCGCCGCAAATTGATGTAA
- a CDS encoding CinA family protein, producing MTLAAQVVDAAIAKGVTITTAESCTGGLVSAALTDIAGSSAVFERGFVTYSNAAKVAMVRVNPATLDAFGAVSEQVAEQMARGARQSASADIAVSITGIAGPGGSDHKPEGRVCFGLDVGGDVQTVTHEFGALGRAQVRIRSVQTALTLLQGALESL from the coding sequence ATGACATTGGCCGCGCAGGTTGTTGATGCCGCGATTGCCAAAGGCGTCACGATCACCACCGCCGAAAGCTGCACAGGCGGTCTGGTGTCTGCTGCTCTCACGGATATTGCAGGCAGTTCTGCGGTGTTTGAGCGTGGCTTTGTCACCTATTCCAACGCGGCGAAGGTCGCTATGGTGCGGGTTAATCCCGCCACCCTGGACGCATTCGGTGCCGTCAGCGAACAGGTTGCCGAACAGATGGCACGCGGTGCACGACAGTCGGCATCAGCAGATATTGCGGTGTCTATCACAGGAATTGCCGGCCCCGGTGGATCTGATCACAAACCCGAAGGTCGGGTTTGTTTCGGGCTCGACGTTGGCGGTGATGTGCAGACAGTCACGCACGAATTCGGCGCCTTGGGGCGTGCACAGGTTCGCATCCGCAGTGTTCAAACCGCACTGACGTTGCTGCAAGGCGCGCTGGAATCACTTTAG
- a CDS encoding two-component system sensor histidine kinase NtrB: MNALWNSLPVPALLLNPNDTIAQSNPAAEAFLNLSTRALKDGLLWDTVMIDAQLETAYARASANRTSLFINDVDVSSKERPPQQCNIQFAPLLDGGDQMLMIFEPREMAARLNKSAKSVRAARSAIGMAEMLAHEIKNPLAGITGAAQLLSMTLSPEDCEMTDLIVEESRRIVKLLEQVEQFGNLQPPNRSAINIHDVLDRARQSASVGFGAHMMMIEDYDPSLPLAYVDGDQLLQVLLNLLKNASEAGGAGGSIRLHTFYEPSLRMKRDDGTAAHLPLQIEVIDDGPGLPPDIASDVFEPFISGRENGTGLGLALVSKLIADVGGWISVDSEPGRTTFRLSLPTIPADLKGDV, from the coding sequence ATGAACGCGCTTTGGAATTCATTGCCGGTGCCCGCGTTGCTGCTGAACCCCAACGACACGATTGCACAGAGTAATCCAGCGGCTGAAGCGTTTTTGAACCTGTCAACCAGAGCCCTAAAGGACGGGCTTTTGTGGGACACGGTGATGATTGACGCACAGCTTGAAACTGCCTACGCGCGGGCCAGCGCCAACCGAACATCGCTGTTCATCAATGATGTCGATGTCAGCAGCAAAGAGCGGCCGCCGCAGCAATGCAACATTCAATTTGCGCCACTCTTGGACGGCGGTGATCAGATGTTGATGATATTTGAGCCGCGTGAAATGGCAGCGCGGCTGAATAAATCAGCAAAATCTGTCCGCGCTGCGCGGTCTGCGATTGGTATGGCAGAAATGCTTGCCCATGAAATCAAGAACCCACTTGCTGGGATCACGGGTGCAGCGCAGCTTTTGTCGATGACGTTGTCGCCCGAGGATTGCGAAATGACCGACCTGATCGTTGAGGAATCGCGCCGAATTGTGAAACTGCTGGAACAGGTCGAACAATTCGGAAATCTGCAACCGCCCAACCGCAGCGCCATCAATATCCACGATGTTCTGGACCGCGCGCGTCAATCTGCATCGGTGGGTTTTGGTGCACATATGATGATGATCGAAGACTACGATCCATCGCTCCCGTTAGCCTATGTGGACGGGGATCAATTGCTGCAAGTGCTCCTGAATCTTCTCAAAAACGCATCTGAGGCCGGAGGAGCAGGTGGGTCAATCCGGCTGCACACCTTCTACGAACCCTCGCTACGAATGAAACGCGATGATGGAACCGCTGCCCATCTGCCGCTGCAAATTGAAGTTATCGATGACGGCCCGGGCTTGCCGCCCGACATTGCCTCGGATGTGTTTGAACCGTTCATTTCCGGGCGTGAAAACGGCACCGGCCTCGGCCTCGCGTTGGTGAGTAAATTGATCGCTGATGTAGGGGGCTGGATATCGGTGGATTCAGAACCGGGTCGGACAACATTTCGCCTGTCCCTGCCGACAATTCCTGCTGACTTAAAAGGAGACGTTTAG
- a CDS encoding bifunctional 2-C-methyl-D-erythritol 4-phosphate cytidylyltransferase/2-C-methyl-D-erythritol 2,4-cyclodiphosphate synthase codes for MQNPPTVAAIIVAAGRGQRAGGGVPKQWHHIAGQSVVQHTLDIFASHPRITEIVLVVAAQDRTLVDTLTLPPHASIAIGGAERSLSVLSGLNAIQADYVLIHDAARCCVPPDVIDRVLNALQTAQAAAPALPVTDALWTGEHGQVTGVQDRNCLYRAQTPQGFVRQLILDAHGTHAEGSADDVEVARRAGMDVTIVQGDARNLKITTPADFARAAKLLETRMDIRTGNGFDVHRFGAGDHVMLCGVKIPHSRGLQGHSDADVGMHTVTDAIYGALCRGDIGQHFPPSDPQWKGAASDIFLNHACALAREMGFEINHMDCTLICEFPKIGPVAAAMRTRMAQILGIDIDRVSVKATTSERLGFTGRGEGIAAMATVTLIKGAAS; via the coding sequence ATGCAAAATCCACCAACTGTTGCTGCCATCATCGTCGCCGCTGGACGCGGGCAGCGGGCGGGTGGTGGCGTGCCAAAGCAATGGCACCATATTGCTGGTCAATCGGTCGTGCAGCACACCTTGGACATCTTTGCGTCGCATCCGCGCATCACAGAAATTGTCCTTGTTGTCGCGGCGCAAGACCGCACCCTTGTGGACACGTTGACGCTCCCCCCGCACGCCAGTATCGCGATTGGCGGTGCAGAGCGGTCCTTGTCAGTCCTGTCAGGCCTTAACGCGATCCAAGCTGACTATGTTTTAATCCACGACGCCGCGCGATGCTGTGTTCCGCCTGACGTCATTGACCGCGTCTTAAATGCCCTACAAACCGCACAAGCAGCCGCGCCAGCATTGCCTGTCACCGACGCGCTTTGGACAGGCGAACATGGCCAAGTCACTGGCGTGCAGGATCGCAATTGCCTGTACCGTGCCCAAACACCACAAGGGTTCGTGCGCCAGTTGATTTTGGACGCCCACGGCACGCATGCTGAAGGCAGTGCGGATGATGTCGAAGTCGCGCGGCGCGCTGGAATGGATGTGACGATCGTGCAGGGCGACGCCCGCAACCTCAAAATCACCACGCCTGCCGATTTTGCGCGGGCTGCAAAATTGCTGGAGACACGAATGGATATCCGAACCGGAAACGGATTTGACGTGCACCGTTTTGGCGCAGGCGACCATGTGATGCTTTGCGGTGTGAAAATCCCGCACAGCCGTGGCCTGCAAGGCCATTCTGACGCAGACGTCGGAATGCACACGGTAACAGATGCGATTTATGGCGCGCTGTGTCGTGGCGATATTGGTCAGCATTTCCCGCCCAGTGATCCACAATGGAAAGGCGCTGCGAGCGATATTTTTCTAAACCACGCCTGCGCCCTCGCCCGCGAAATGGGCTTTGAGATTAACCATATGGATTGCACATTGATCTGCGAGTTCCCCAAGATCGGCCCTGTAGCGGCGGCGATGCGGACGCGTATGGCGCAGATCTTGGGCATCGACATTGACCGCGTCAGCGTCAAGGCGACAACGTCTGAACGCCTTGGCTTTACGGGGCGCGGCGAAGGCATTGCAGCGATGGCCACGGTCACACTGATAAAAGGGGCAGCATCATGA
- a CDS encoding MmgE/PrpD family protein codes for MNTPDPVNFDPIDALSQFATRFSCAPVPAPSLDVMRLCLLDWVICGLGAVDDPIAAAMLTHATATKSGAGSGVSSVFFSTQTAQPRMAALVNGTISHALDFDDTHFGHIGHVSAVVFPAALAVAQAEGRDFGSFLTAARVGAETAVRIGLWLGRAHYQAGWHQTATAGAYCAAVASAMLMDAPVAPTLRIVAGLATGQKAQFGSAMKPMNAGLAAGHGVEAAQLARAGLDGSHDVMLGVLVTQAGEGNLAAFDRLGEDWLFDTVSHKYHACCHGTHAMIEALLSLGPQSLCQLDVDQIERIAVTTHPRWMSVCNKSDPATWLEGKFSYRFLAALILRGERTIGTEPKGYFPLDAQSRDLIARIDVVADDRVAKWRHRC; via the coding sequence ATGAACACTCCTGATCCTGTCAACTTTGATCCCATCGACGCGCTGTCACAATTTGCTACGCGCTTTTCCTGTGCCCCCGTTCCGGCACCGTCGCTCGACGTCATGCGCTTGTGTTTGCTAGACTGGGTGATTTGCGGTTTGGGGGCTGTTGATGATCCGATTGCGGCGGCCATGCTGACCCATGCGACCGCCACTAAATCAGGCGCTGGATCGGGTGTCAGTTCAGTGTTTTTTTCGACCCAAACTGCACAGCCACGCATGGCGGCTTTGGTCAACGGCACGATTTCGCACGCGTTGGATTTTGACGACACGCACTTTGGACATATTGGCCATGTCAGCGCGGTAGTGTTTCCCGCCGCGCTCGCGGTGGCACAGGCCGAAGGGCGTGATTTCGGCAGTTTTCTGACTGCTGCGCGGGTGGGGGCGGAAACCGCTGTGCGGATCGGATTGTGGTTGGGGCGCGCGCACTATCAGGCGGGCTGGCATCAAACGGCAACGGCGGGCGCTTATTGTGCTGCTGTCGCGTCAGCGATGCTGATGGATGCGCCCGTTGCGCCGACCTTGCGCATCGTTGCAGGGCTGGCCACAGGTCAAAAGGCACAGTTTGGAAGTGCGATGAAACCGATGAATGCAGGGTTGGCCGCAGGCCATGGCGTCGAGGCGGCGCAACTGGCGCGGGCTGGGCTGGATGGATCACACGACGTAATGCTGGGCGTGCTGGTAACCCAAGCGGGCGAAGGAAATCTTGCGGCATTTGATCGGCTGGGCGAAGACTGGCTGTTCGACACTGTCAGCCATAAATACCACGCTTGTTGTCACGGCACCCACGCAATGATTGAAGCGCTTTTGTCGCTTGGTCCTCAGAGTTTGTGCCAACTGGATGTGGATCAGATCGAGAGGATCGCCGTCACCACCCATCCGCGCTGGATGAGCGTGTGCAACAAATCCGATCCTGCGACATGGCTTGAAGGGAAGTTCAGCTACCGCTTCCTCGCGGCGCTGATCCTACGTGGTGAGCGCACGATCGGCACAGAGCCTAAGGGGTATTTCCCACTTGATGCGCAAAGCCGTGATTTGATCGCGCGCATAGATGTGGTGGCTGATGACCGCGTTGCGAAATGGCGACATCGTTGTTGA
- a CDS encoding ammonium transporter, with protein sequence MNGADTAWIIVATALVLFMTLPGLALFYGGLVRARNVLSVFMQCFGIACLMSVLWLAFGYSIAFGDGNAYWGGLDKAFLIGITEDTMAGNIPEVLFFAFQMTFAIITPALIVGAYVERIGFGFVMTFSGLWMLLCYAPVAHWVWGGGLLAGEDWSLFENGVNDFAGGIVVHQTAGLAALIVAFFLGPRRDKSKPPHNPGMVMIGAAMLWVGWFGFNGGSELAANGSAAMAITVTHFSAAAASLTWALWERVRFGKSSLVGLVTGTIAGLASITPASGSVGPIEALLIGAVAGIMCQELCHVVKRTLNIDDTLDVFAVHGVGGMFGIVMLAVFGHAGWTEQLGGLAVVGVWTVVVTSVIVLVVKAIFPIRVGEEDEHTGLDLSSHGERAYDMSS encoded by the coding sequence ATGAACGGAGCGGACACCGCTTGGATTATCGTCGCAACCGCGCTTGTGTTGTTTATGACCCTGCCCGGATTGGCGTTGTTTTACGGCGGTTTGGTGCGGGCACGAAATGTGCTCAGCGTCTTTATGCAATGTTTCGGGATCGCCTGCTTGATGTCGGTCCTGTGGCTTGCATTTGGGTATTCCATCGCATTTGGCGATGGCAATGCCTACTGGGGTGGCTTGGATAAGGCATTCCTGATCGGCATCACCGAAGACACGATGGCGGGTAACATTCCAGAAGTGTTGTTCTTTGCGTTCCAAATGACGTTTGCGATCATTACTCCTGCGCTGATTGTAGGTGCTTATGTCGAACGGATCGGGTTTGGGTTTGTTATGACATTCTCGGGGCTGTGGATGTTGCTGTGTTACGCGCCTGTGGCCCATTGGGTTTGGGGTGGCGGTCTGCTTGCGGGTGAAGACTGGTCGCTATTTGAAAATGGCGTGAATGATTTCGCAGGTGGTATTGTGGTGCACCAAACCGCAGGTCTGGCAGCGCTGATTGTGGCTTTCTTTCTTGGGCCACGGCGCGATAAATCCAAACCACCGCATAATCCCGGAATGGTGATGATCGGTGCCGCGATGCTGTGGGTCGGTTGGTTCGGCTTTAATGGCGGGTCCGAACTGGCAGCCAACGGATCAGCAGCGATGGCAATCACAGTGACGCATTTTTCCGCTGCGGCCGCGTCACTGACGTGGGCCTTGTGGGAACGCGTCCGCTTTGGCAAATCGTCGCTGGTCGGATTGGTAACCGGCACGATCGCGGGCCTTGCGTCAATTACGCCTGCGTCCGGTTCTGTCGGCCCGATCGAGGCACTTCTGATCGGCGCAGTTGCGGGCATCATGTGCCAAGAGCTATGCCATGTCGTCAAACGAACCCTGAACATCGACGATACATTGGATGTCTTTGCGGTGCACGGGGTGGGCGGTATGTTTGGTATCGTCATGCTGGCGGTGTTTGGTCATGCGGGCTGGACAGAACAGCTGGGGGGCCTTGCGGTTGTCGGTGTCTGGACGGTTGTTGTGACCTCGGTTATCGTGCTCGTCGTCAAGGCGATCTTCCCGATCCGCGTGGGCGAAGAAGATGAACACACCGGCCTCGACCTGTCATCACACGGCGAACGCGCCTATGATATGTCGAGCTAA
- the lipA gene encoding lipoyl synthase: MSPRDLKIPAQRHPEKQRRADSPQPKKPDWIRVKAPTSEGYKVTRDIIREHKLTTVCEEAGCPNVGECWSQGHATMMIMGEVCTRACTFCNIATGKPPEDLDVFEPGRVADAVKKLGLNHVVITSVDRDDVLDGGAEHFAQTIRAIRKQAPNTTIEILTPDFIRCDPKVLEVVVEARPDVFNHNLETVPGLYPEVRPGARYFHSLRLLQRVKELDPSMFTKSGIMVGLGEDKQSVTQVMEDMRAADIDFLTIGQYLQPTPKHHKVDRFVTPDEFAGYEKTAYNKGFLMVSASPLTRSSYHAGDDFAKLRAARIEKLGA; the protein is encoded by the coding sequence ATGTCACCGCGTGATCTAAAAATACCGGCCCAACGCCATCCCGAAAAGCAGCGCCGAGCAGACAGCCCGCAGCCCAAAAAGCCCGACTGGATTCGGGTCAAAGCGCCCACCAGCGAAGGCTACAAAGTAACGCGCGACATCATTCGCGAACATAAACTGACCACCGTGTGCGAAGAAGCAGGGTGCCCGAATGTTGGCGAATGTTGGTCCCAAGGCCACGCGACGATGATGATCATGGGTGAAGTCTGCACGCGGGCTTGCACATTCTGCAACATCGCAACCGGCAAGCCGCCTGAGGATCTGGACGTGTTTGAACCGGGGCGCGTGGCGGATGCTGTTAAAAAGCTTGGCCTGAACCACGTGGTTATTACATCCGTGGATCGCGATGATGTTCTGGACGGCGGTGCTGAACACTTTGCCCAAACAATTCGTGCGATCCGCAAGCAGGCACCGAACACCACAATTGAAATTTTGACGCCGGACTTTATTCGCTGCGACCCAAAAGTTCTGGAAGTCGTCGTTGAGGCGCGCCCAGATGTGTTCAATCACAATCTTGAAACCGTGCCGGGCCTGTACCCCGAAGTGCGCCCCGGCGCGCGATATTTCCATTCCCTGCGTCTTTTGCAGCGCGTCAAGGAACTCGACCCGAGCATGTTCACCAAATCCGGTATCATGGTTGGTTTGGGCGAAGACAAACAATCCGTGACGCAGGTCATGGAAGACATGCGCGCGGCGGATATCGATTTCCTGACGATTGGCCAGTATCTGCAACCCACGCCAAAGCACCACAAGGTGGATCGTTTTGTGACGCCTGACGAATTCGCAGGATACGAAAAGACTGCCTATAATAAGGGTTTCTTGATGGTGTCCGCCTCGCCACTGACACGATCAAGCTACCATGCGGGGGATGATTTTGCGAAGCTGCGCGCGGCACGGATCGAGAAATTGGGCGCGTGA
- a CDS encoding phosphatidylglycerophosphatase A family protein: MKDQAKDQWAKITATVFYVGYMKPAPGTWGSLAALPLAWLIYQIGGIWLFALAIPATYITGYIATKWMTTGTDNHDPSEIVIDEVVGQWIALLPVLVGASMTNVSSLSLWPGWIAAFGFFRLYDIVKPGPIGWADRKDNATGVMLDDVIAGVIAAVCVIGLAGVWHGIAT; encoded by the coding sequence ATGAAAGACCAAGCGAAAGACCAGTGGGCAAAGATCACCGCGACGGTGTTTTACGTCGGTTACATGAAGCCCGCGCCCGGGACGTGGGGGTCGTTGGCCGCGCTGCCGCTGGCCTGGTTGATATACCAGATTGGCGGCATCTGGCTGTTCGCATTGGCGATACCGGCAACCTACATCACGGGCTACATTGCGACCAAATGGATGACGACGGGCACAGACAACCACGACCCATCCGAGATCGTGATCGACGAAGTCGTTGGCCAGTGGATCGCGCTTTTACCAGTCTTGGTTGGCGCGTCTATGACGAATGTGTCGTCCTTGTCATTGTGGCCCGGATGGATCGCTGCGTTCGGGTTTTTCCGCCTTTATGACATCGTCAAACCGGGTCCGATCGGCTGGGCTGACCGCAAAGACAACGCCACTGGCGTGATGTTGGATGATGTGATCGCAGGCGTGATTGCCGCGGTCTGCGTCATCGGACTTGCGGGGGTTTGGCACGGGATTGCAACATGA